The Emys orbicularis isolate rEmyOrb1 chromosome 4, rEmyOrb1.hap1, whole genome shotgun sequence genomic sequence aaaaagcaaaccaaaaaataacCCATCATCACACTTCTCTGTATCCAAACATGATTATACAGTTCTTCTTTGTAACTAAGCCCTCCATCTCCTTTAACAAGTTACCTTCAGAAAAAAATTGCTCCACACCAGCATTGTCTTTATATTGCTACTGAGATTTTAAATAGAAGGTTCCTCATTAGCAGCAGCCTCTGCCGCCACTGCTCCCAGACCCCAGGAGTGTGCTACTTACTCTAACTGCAGTATTCATTTATTAAATCATAACCTGGTACTGCTTTATCTTGAATGTCTGCCAAGTAGTACTACAAGGCAGTAAGAACAGGAATACAGAAAATGACAAATGGATTGGTGATGATACTGGAAAGGATACATCTAATTCACTCTGGAAGAAAAAAGATAGGTGGGTATTAGTTTTAGTCAGATGATAATGTGAATTATCGTTCACCTCATGGTCATTAAGCATTACATACCACTTCTCCTTTGGATGAAAAAGGAAAGGCCTGTCAGAGCAGATATAAACTTCCAGGACAGCTTGATTTTCTGTGGTGGTTTGTGCAGGTCCATGCTCAGTTATATCATGCTCATTAATGTGGGATCTGAGTGCTTGTGATGTATTATCCTAGCCTCCATGACAAGTTAAGATTcttcagaatttaattttttattgaaaaattaaACTTCAAAGAATTATGGTTGCCAAGCAATAAAACTTTCTGAACATATGACACTATGCAGTGCTGTCTTACTGAGTCTTAAGAAAGACAGCCTGAGACAATAACTGAGCGTAGGGTTGTGGATGCAGCTGTGCTCCTGAGTCCCAGCAAAATGCTCTGTTCCAAGCAGTGGAGCTCTGCTGTGTCATCTGTTCCCTCCTTGTTTTCTCAGTGATTAAAATTCTGCCATAGAAGGGTGGAACTTCCCGGAAGAGAGATGAAGTTGCCACTGGGCTTCCTTATCCCTAGTTCAGGGTCCAATATTCTACCCTTGATTTTTATGCAAAAGTCCACTGACATAGTGAAAGAGTTGCTGTGGATTGAGGATATCATATGGCAGAAACTCATAGCTCTGGTTTATGGACCCTAAAGAGAACCATAATTCAGCCCACTCCACTGAACGAGTTCAACATCctcatttaaaaagtttttgtaTATCACAAAAATCAAACTTCGGGTGACTGATCAATTCAGTTTatacttaagattttttttaaaaaaaaaggtcacTGGGCACCAAGAGGCACAGATTCCAAACAGTGCGCCTGGTTATATTTGTGTAGCTACCATCAAAATCAAGGGGAGTCCCAGAGTCAAATCCCATAGGTAGCTTTGAAAACCTGCTCCTGATTCTGTGAATGTTTTCTCTGGTACAGAAGCATAAGGTCTGATAGCTAAATTTAAGAATGGAAATTCCATGAGATAAAAATAGCACATGCAAGAATGTTTAAAACTCGCAAACCTAAAAATATAAAGATGACAAAATGTCCCTCTAGAGCAAGACAgatgttcttttctttcccactgctttttttgctttgtttttctctttgtgtTGTCATCATCACAACTTAGAGTTCTGCTAGAATTAtgtaaacaacgaggagtctgttggcaccttaaagactaacagatttgggcataagctttcgtgggtaaaaaacccacttcttcagatctagaattgggttttttacccacgaaggcttatggaagaagtggggtttttacccacgaaaacttatgcccaaataaatgcgttagtctttaaggtgcaaccggactcctcgttgtttttgtggatacagactaacacagctacccctctgatactagaattATGTAAATACTCAACATTAATTTAGTACAGATTTATTCCCTTGGCTCTGTGGTTTCCACCAGAACCTCTGTCTGGAATTATAGGCCTCTTATTCAGTGGCCTGCTATTTATTCTATGTGTTATATGTTATTAAAAATAGAACTATGGTATGTGATTTCTCTAACCCACCCCTCTTTTTAGTTCTCCAAGTTTTAAAGCCCAACTGCTTTGAATAATACAGGTTCTGTAGCATAATGCAAGCAGTAAATTGCTAATAATTATCAGCTTTTAGCCTATATACACGTACAAGAAATGGATGTGCAGCATCTGTTAAAGTTAGTAGATTCACAAGGTACTAGAGTATATTTGTGCTAAGGCAGACAGACTTTTACTATGTTAATACTGCCTCTACTTTCATTCACAGCTGAAACCATTAAAACTTAGGAAAAAGCTGGCAGCAGACTTAGAGCAATTAGACAAAGAAAATGCTAGTAAATTCTGCTACACATGAGAAATCAAATTCCATTCCTGGTACGAGTGCTAAGGTTGTGACTGCAATTGTAGCAATGAGTTTCCAACCTCAATGCATTAGAGAACTGGGGCACACTGTAGTGGCCAATCTTCTATTAGCCTGAACATGGTTAGTTGGGAATTTTACTCCTAACACCATTTGACCCATATTGTAAAGGTGATAGATTCAGGCAAGGTTATCTTCTGAGTCAACAAATTTACACATGGAGTAGCTTTAAGATCAGCTCTGCCGGCCTAAGTCTGCTGTAGAAAATGTTTGCATTATTATTGGGAAATCAAAGTTCTACACCTGATCTTTAGTATGTACAGTTATCGATGGCACACCATGGAGTTGATGGACTCGAGAAGGAATTGCACCCACCCTCTTTTGCCAGAGGAAGGAtaacttttagggtatgtctactattaaaaaataaataaataaataacctgtGTTagcaggttaaaatagcagtgaagacatggcaactcAGCTTTTAACTCTATTTAGAAGCTCAAGTTCAAATCTATATGGCAGGCTGAACGTGAGCTTCAACGCTGAGTTGCCATGTCTTTACTACCCTTAGCTAATCCATGTTAAGAACACTTTTTTCCAGTGTAGATACACCCTTACACAGAGCCTTTGAGCCACTCATGCTGGGGAAAGGGTAGGATATCCAACCAAATTAAAAAACCAGGTTGAAACTGTTAAAATACATCTTTATCTAAATTTGTTTCTAACATGATTTGTCCATCCTGTGTGGACAGGACCAAACAGTGTCAGAACTATGTAAAACAACATGTGTTTTAGTCTATGATCACAGTGGGTGGCCAAACTGAAACCATATCAGAACTTGATTCCCAGACTCTGACTGTATCTATGCAATACCTTTTCTCTTAAAAATTCCCACTGCTGCATTGCTACCAATGGTAGCAATAGTGGGAGTGCCAGTATAATTGGCAGTTGGTGTTTCAATCAGTGCTTTGTCCAACCCTGCTCCGAGTGGGAGGGTACATTAGTGCTTTCTTCACTTCTAGCACCATTGGAGCTTATCTGTGGGtggcaatggtgggaaattttaagaaaaataaatctaaTATAGAAAAGACCAGTTTAAAAGCTAGTGTAGATGGGGCCATTCAGAGTGGGATGCATGTAGGTTCCTGAAGGACCATTTGGTGGATAAACATACAAAAAGACTGTTTCCTAGCACAAATATTTTTGCATTCAATGTCTAATAGTTGATAAGCCATATATACTTATATTATTGTATGTTACAAAATAAAGAACTTTGAAAAACTTCCTGATACTGCCTTGTTACAGTTGTCACAGTCACACCAAAACTCTccacattttacatttttataaacaaGGATTCCCACCCCCTCTTTCATTTATGTTGTCTCTGAACAATCTGTCCACAAAGGCTTTCAAAGAAAGGACATGTTTTGCAATGGATTCTATGTCTCACTCACCACTCTGCTGAAATATCTGTCCAAAACCTCCACAAAATTATGAATTAGTTCATATACAGCCATCTCATTCTGAAATATAATTTGAAAGCAAGTGAAATATTAAATGAATGGATAGAAGATATGCTACTCGTTCACATTTTATTTCAACGTGAGATGCATGCTTCTTTGAAATCAATTAGAAAATAATTAGTGAGTAGCACAAATAACTATGCAAGCTTAGGCTCTCTTAGTAGTACCTGTAGAAATGTACATAGACCATTATTATGTACTATATCAAAGCCGAACAACCTGCTTAAGGCATACGCCAGTACAACTCTATGGCTGACCTAGAAGAAGTCATTACAGCAATGAGCAGCCTCTATCCTCCTTGGCATGTGGCCATGACTATGTTACAAGCTTTTGTATTCATTTTAAAGACCTAGTACTGCTGAAACAGTATGAATACTAATGTAGAGTGGGCTCAGGCATTGTCAGCATAATGTCATAAAATACCAAAGTGTAGACTCTTACATAAAAAACAGTGCTAAATGCTCAAATCTGGTGTACATTACCAATGACACCATTGCTAACACTGGTGGAACTGAAAAATGGGTACTAAACTTAGCAGTGTAGCCAGCAAAAGATCTGAGCCATCTCTTTCTCCTTGCTATCCCACTCAACAGTAAAATATAAGTATTTCCATTACTTCCACTGTGCACAATCACGTTGGTCTTCTCTGCACTGGGAAACTTTTGCTAAAATTTACTATTGTTGTTCACACTGATTCAGCTCAACCAGTGGGAGGGCCTGTTTACAAAAAGAACCATCAGCTGCTGGTGTTTTAAGCGCTATGATATATTGGCCTGCACTGAGCTGGGTTAGGTGACATATCACCTAGAGTTCTGTCTATACTAGTGCTACTTGGGGGGAAAATTTTAGCAAAATAATCCTTGTGTAGACACACTCATTGTGAAGTTTATAGGCCTGGCTACCAGAACTTCCTTGAGACCAGATTCCACGTCTTGAATTGGCCAAAATTGCTCACAAGTGGCAAATGACCCctgcttccaaaaaaaaaaaaaaaaaaaaaaaaaacaacaacaaaaaacccaagcTGTCCACCAAAAAACCCTATTGTGAGCCAATGCAGTTTTTACTCAAGGAGCCAAATCCTGAAATTTCGCTGAGAGTTTTTTTCCGTGTGTAAGAATTTAGTACAAAATTGAGTAGGCACTTTCAGATCTGGCCATAATCTTATAACTTGTGGGATTTTTTGTTTCAGATGAATTGAAAGAAAAATACCAAGTTACAAGAATTAGGGCCAGATTGGGAAGTATCCTATTGGTTTTACTGACTGTGGTTCGGGTTAGGGAAATCAAAGTTATTCAGGCCAACACTTAAACGTGCTTAATTCCCACTGAAAattaaaggtaagcatgtgcttaagtgttgcCCTCAACAGaaatggacttaagcacatgctttaattGTTTTCCTAAATCAGAGCCTAAAATAATAGTAAATTTCAGTCACAGCACTTCTTTTTCTCACCAAGAACAGTACATCTGCCTAGCCTATCAGAATGGCAGCTGCTTGCTTCTCTGGACCCAGTTGTCATGGCCAGTGACATCTAGCACAATGAGCAGTTGGGACAGCACCTTAGAGCAGGCATTTGGCTTGGCTGTAATGATGCTGATATCTATTGAAAAACCCCAACTCCATCCACCAAGTATCAGTTTGCAAGATAGTATTAGTATCACACTCATTAGGAAACTCCATGTGACAGCAGTTCAGACTGCTGAAGTAGTATGAAGTCCAAAGAGACTACTACTTTCTTTTCCACCACACCACTTTTTATTTGATAGAAATAAGGGTGCTTTCAGAATGACACCTTGAAATTCTGTAATAGAAATTGTGAAACTGCTTGGGGAAAGAAGATGGAATAGGAGGCTGTAGTGaggaggcgtggcctccctcagaggcGGATGCGGAGGGAATGTCACAAGCCGCCTGGTGGGTGGAGCCTGGAGGACCACGCTCTGCACGTTGGAAACAGAGAGGCGGGACAGGaagaggaagtataaaaggccagCCCAGCAGCTCAATTACGGGGGAGCTGTTGAGGGAAACAGATGTCTTCCCTGCTGTGGGAGCTGGGATGCTGAGGAGAATCAGAACTTCCCTGAGGGCCTGCATGAGCTTCCGGAGACCCCTGTCACTCCTGACACTGAGGAGCTGCTACCGCTACCCGGGGTGGTATATCCCAGGGAGATGGAGGATGACCCCTGGATGCATGTACACCTGAGGCggagagtaggaagcagcccagggaaactactgttagagccctgggctgggatatggtggagttgggtgggcctgtgtcccctcTGCCACCtccttaggccaggaggcctgtgctcCTTGGACATCCTTGCTAGAGCCCCTTAGATGGTGGTTGGGGCTCCAGCTCtgcctgactgcaggccagagccctgaCTGTTTACTGTCCCGCCCTGCTTGAAGGCTGGGCATATGAACAACTATACCTCTGCCTGACTCCAGGCCAGAGCCCTGATTGTTTACTGCCCCGCCCGGCTTGAGGGCTAGTTTATAACTTAGTATATTGCTCTGTCCTGACcgctggccagagcccagactgTTTGTAGAACCTTCCCGCTTGAAGGCCAGGGCCCACTGAGTACCGCTAATTCCCTCTAGCAGACCAGACTGCGAGGAGGAATGGCCTCCTTCGGAGGCGGACGCGGAGGGACGGCCATGACTGCCTACAGAGGCATATTCAAAGATTAATTTAAATCCACATTTCTTACATTTTTCACAGATTAAATGTAATCTCTTACCTCTGTTTCATTGATTCCAACCACTATGAAAAGGGCTGCATATTGTCGGTACACCAGCTTAAAATCCTTATATTCAATGAAAGAGCACTAGATAAAAATGCAAATGGTTAAACATTAACTGCCACATTAGACATAATTGGTTACTATACACAATGTGCTTATTAAATATACTGTTGTGTACACACATAGGGCCCCGTCTCTCATTTACAGAAGTTTCATGAGTGTAACTTGTTCACTTTAGTGAAGTCACTCCTGACTTACAATGGTGTAAAGGAGAGAAGAATCAGCTCCACAAAGTATGAAGGGTTTCTCAGTCTTCACCCCACAATCTCCCTCTGGAGTTaaaggaaattaataaaatattaagttATTAGATAGGGCTTTtcatctgtggatctcaaagcactttacatcaAAGAGAGTTTTATTCACTCTTTACAGATGAAAAATCTGAGCCACACAGAGGTaaaatgatttgctcaaggttACACAGCAGATCAGTTGGGCatccctcttctcttcccttaCTTCTCCAAACAGAAACATTTTAGAAGACAACAGGGAGAAAATCATTGTCAGGTAGAAAATTATATCTATGATATTGATAGATAGATGATATTAGGGCAACGGGTTTCCATTTTTTGCTTTCTATCTTTAGACTTGTGGGGGAAAACAGAAAACATAAACATCTATTTCATAATCTATATTGTTATGGCATGAGTCACCAGATGGTGCTGTTACACACAGTGTCACAAGGTCTTTTTTCTTCAAATGTGAGCACggttaaatctttttaaaaaaatgctgtatTGTTGTTAGTTTTCTGATTATTTTAGGGGAGCTGTTGCAAACAGCCGCAGAGTTTGCTCTCAACCTTAATCTCTCTAATTAGAGTATATTATTGaggcaaaattccttcctggGAACTGGGCAATGGTGTCTTTGCTGAGATTCTGGAAAGAGGGGATTGCCTGTGTACTGTTAGGCCACTTCTGTTCTAGGACTGGTGTGCAGAGTGTAAAATAAACAAGTTGCAGTAAAAAATATACCCACATTCCATGTAATTGATTTCTCCCCCAATGGGAAACTGACCTGCAAGAACCTGACATCTGTGCAGTATAGACAAATCTTGCCATTTTATTGAGTATtgaaatatttggtgtttttcttaaagctccaactCCTGGAGCCATGTAATTACGTGAGTAtcccagctttcattaaaaaaaattaaaatatatgtttataaTCCTTGTGGCTGCAGACGGAAGTCTGAAAATGTGAAACTCAaatgctcaaaaaccagaagggaaataagACCCAAAGTTTgtcttcaaaatcatgagattttaaaaaacaatcttaTGATTTTAagagtctgactcatgatttttgaatcctTAGGGCTAGCATTACTGCATCCACTActgcttggcagagctgtgataATTTCTATCTATTATATATAGGTCAATCTGCTAGGTCTGATGAAAATATCTAGGCAAGGGAGAAAAATATATTCCTCTTATCCTTTGCCCTGGAATTTTCAGCCTCCCTAGGAAGAGGTGGAATCCTCTGTCAGAAAACCAGGTTTCCAACCTGAAAAAAAATAGCCTATGCAGTATACAATAACCACTTACTTTTAGTCTCAGCATAGATACAAATAGAATAATGACATACAATGGATATGTATGGCTCTTCTGTTGTTAATTATTTacacaattttttttgtcagaagagAAGTTAGACAACTCCTAACACAGGAGAAATAAATAACTCTCTATTACTGTCTTAGAACTAATACACATGCCATCTTGTTCACTTTGGCACCAGCTGGTTGTCACTTATTTTCAATATTGTATATTATACCTAAAAACATGTGAGATGTTGCTTCTGAGGCAATAGAACATCAGTGGGAAAGGAAAATTCACAAACCCCAAACAGCCATATTCTGCCATCTTATGCACATTGAATAGTACTGTTCTATGCAattagtcccattaaaatcaacaatAACATTCTCCCAGACCATCAGGCGTAATAACTTTGCTCTTTCAACTCATCTTCCCTTAAAAGTTGAGGAAAGAGAAGAGCACCCTAAAGTCAACACACTTGATCAAATACGGAAGTGAATTCCAGAGCTGAGTACCAGTCTCTGGAAAGGCACGGCCTGCAGCCCATTCCCAGTTTAACTAGGGGTGCTTGTAGGTCAAAGAACTTCAGCTGGTCTCAGTTACTGCAATATCATATGATGGACTGTGAGGTAACCAGGGCTAAATTAGTGAAATCtgagctctattgaagtcaatggcaaaactcccattgctttaatagggccaggattcCATCCAGGCTATTTAGTGCTTTACACATCAGAACTAACACCTTGACTTGCACCCAAAAACAATAGAGAGCCAGTGCAGGCTGCAGAGAACACGTGCAAGGATCTCCCTGAGAGAAGCACCACTGAGCTGAGCAGGCAGGCAGATTCTACACTAGTTGAAGTCTTTAAATGTTCTTCACGTGCAGTAGAATATAAAATGTATAGGAATAATCCAATACAGAGCTAACAACGGTACAAGTACCTGTGTCATTATCATGTATTGATACATGGTTAGGAATATTGGCTCATACATGAGTTGATGAGCCCTCTAAACTTCATTTCAAGTATCATATCCTTGTAGGGCATGTCTAGAATTCTCCAATATCTATGTAAAAAGAGGGACTTTTGTATCAGGTAAAATggaagatattaaaaaaaatccccaaaagtcATTCAAGTTCTATAAAAAAACAATTGTGTTTTTACTAATCAGCTCTGGAGTTGGATAACTTGGAAACCATATACCATATCAGGACAGAATTCCTTAGTAGTAATTCATCCAGAATATGGCGCAAAGCCACACCATTATTTTAGCCATCTGACCTTGAGGAAGGCTGCATGGACAAAATATCGGCAATTTCAGGAATACAGAGCAATGTTAGCATTAAAGAGAAGTGCAAGTTTTGTTTCTATTAGTTAGCAACAGCATGCATATGTCAATTTCTACAGcatgtttggggaaaaaatggattttCTTGAGAGAACCTGATTCTTGCACTACATTTATAATAAACCAactacagagaaaaagaaaatagatTTATATATGAACTTTCATGTCAAGAAGCAAAACCTAACACAAAACATTCTAATATTTCTTGAATGTAGTTCACTGTGTAATATTCTTTCCTTGGTTCCATTTCAAATAAAATGGCtagctcaaaagaaaaaaaaccttactTGCTCTTTTGAACGGGAAAGGCAATTTTTGATTACTTCAGCTTCCAGTATTGTCCGCTTATGAATTTCCACATGTTCATAATACCTGGAGAGTCTTGTTTGACCTTGTTTGTTCACCATGAGAAAAaactttatcatttttctgttcaGCTCAGAAATAGTCTCTTTGTTACAGGAGGCAGGTAAGCGGGAACTGTATTTctgaagaaaacaacaacaaaaaagatacaTGGAAGTTATGAAACACTTTTGAAGAAGCATGTAGTTGGTGTTGAATTTTGTATTCACTGGGTCTGATGTCAGTGTACAACTGATGTAAGCAAGAAGAAAATCAAGCCCATTGTCTTTCCTAATACTGTTGGTGTTTTTAATTTGAACTCACTATTGTATGAAAGCACTGACCAAGCAGAAGCCCAACCAAGATTCTTCTACTGTGCAATAACACCAAAGATAGCAACCtagatattttcagattcttgctGTAAGGGCAAGTATCATTTTACTAGTAAGGAAGAGACTTCTAATGGGATAACATAACTTAGTGTGAGAATTAGTATGCTAATATCTGTATTAAACCTGTGAGCATGGTGTAGAATTAGTCTGGTGTAGAATTAGTCTGAGTTTAGTATTCATGCAGTTAACTGATAT encodes the following:
- the AP4S1 gene encoding AP-4 complex subunit sigma-1; amino-acid sequence: MIKFFLMVNKQGQTRLSRYYEHVEIHKRTILEAEVIKNCLSRSKEQCSFIEYKDFKLVYRQYAALFIVVGINETENEMAVYELIHNFVEVLDRYFSRVSELDIMFNLDRVHIILDEMVLNGCIVETNKNRILAPLFVLDKMAES